Proteins encoded by one window of Bacteroidales bacterium:
- a CDS encoding nucleotidyl transferase AbiEii/AbiGii toxin family protein produces the protein MIPRAFIYEWQERAPWQTNAQIEQDLIIERSLVELFSDDLIKNSLAFRGGTALHKLFMKPQARYSEDIDLVQIEQGPISPVLKRIREKLSFLGTKRTVKQHIHNNTILYRFETEIQPVINMRLKIEINTREHFNILGLQEFTFQMENSWFSGGCQLTTFTLEELLGTKLRALYQRRKGRDLFDLYWALTHYNIHSNDLIKCYKGYMSFSEGQSPSSNMFINNLDEKMKDKEFSSDMHAILRPGIDYNPLVACELVKHELIEKI, from the coding sequence ATGATACCAAGAGCTTTTATTTACGAATGGCAGGAAAGAGCGCCATGGCAAACAAATGCTCAAATTGAACAGGATTTGATTATTGAAAGGTCTTTGGTTGAATTATTTTCCGATGATTTAATTAAGAATAGCCTGGCATTTAGAGGTGGAACCGCCTTACATAAGCTATTTATGAAACCACAGGCGAGATATTCCGAAGATATTGACCTGGTACAAATAGAACAAGGACCTATAAGTCCGGTATTAAAAAGAATACGGGAAAAACTTTCATTCCTGGGGACCAAAAGGACGGTAAAGCAACACATCCATAACAATACGATCCTATATCGGTTTGAAACTGAAATTCAGCCGGTTATTAATATGAGGTTAAAAATAGAGATCAACACCCGGGAACATTTTAACATCCTTGGTTTACAGGAATTTACTTTTCAAATGGAGAACTCGTGGTTTTCAGGTGGCTGTCAACTGACTACATTCACACTAGAAGAACTCTTAGGGACAAAACTAAGAGCGTTATATCAAAGAAGAAAAGGAAGGGACCTGTTTGATTTATATTGGGCACTAACCCATTATAACATTCACTCTAATGACTTGATCAAGTGCTACAAAGGATATATGAGTTTTTCAGAAGGCCAGTCTCCATCCTCTAACATGTTTATAAATAATTTGGATGAAAAGATGAAGGATAAGGAATTTTCCAGCGATATGCATGCTATTCTTCGCCCAGGTATAGATTATAATCCTCTGGTTGCTTGTGAATTAGTAAAACACGAATTGATAGAGAAAATTTAA
- a CDS encoding type IV toxin-antitoxin system AbiEi family antitoxin domain-containing protein, whose amino-acid sequence MNGSIKHTNDFLQVIRSNGRYAFTIDELIEKVPKTVKNIRKDLDRLRDKGEVINIRRGFYTVIPVEYQKMGSIPVELYIDELMRYLAKKYYVGLISAAMFHGAAHQQPQEFFVLTQSPKPRTIKSKNTLINFSEKKILSTSGIEEKKTDTGYFKISNKELTFLDLIYFEQGIGGFNRIISVLRELSESISITRMKEAVKIDFPVSTFQRAGFIAEHILMNDKLASIFENKLATESMKKVFLKSSTDKTGIWNEKWKLIVNSNIEDEI is encoded by the coding sequence ATGAATGGTTCGATTAAACACACGAATGATTTTCTGCAGGTTATACGTAGCAACGGCAGATATGCTTTTACGATAGATGAACTCATCGAAAAAGTTCCCAAGACAGTTAAGAATATAAGAAAGGATCTTGATAGACTCCGGGATAAAGGTGAGGTGATCAATATCAGAAGAGGGTTTTATACAGTGATTCCCGTCGAGTACCAGAAAATGGGTTCAATTCCTGTAGAGTTGTATATAGATGAACTAATGAGGTACCTGGCAAAGAAGTATTATGTAGGGTTAATAAGTGCAGCTATGTTCCATGGAGCGGCTCATCAGCAGCCACAGGAGTTCTTTGTTTTGACTCAATCTCCAAAACCACGGACGATAAAAAGCAAGAACACCCTGATAAATTTCTCAGAAAAGAAGATTCTCTCTACTTCTGGAATTGAAGAAAAAAAAACAGATACAGGTTACTTTAAGATCTCAAATAAGGAACTTACTTTTCTTGATCTGATTTATTTTGAACAGGGCATTGGAGGTTTCAACCGAATTATTTCAGTCCTTAGAGAATTATCGGAGAGCATAAGCATAACCAGGATGAAAGAAGCGGTTAAGATTGACTTCCCTGTAAGCACATTTCAACGTGCAGGATTTATAGCTGAACATATCCTAATGAATGACAAGCTTGCAAGTATTTTTGAGAATAAGTTGGCTACTGAAAGCATGAAAAAAGTGTTTTTGAAATCTTCAACTGACAAAACTGGGATATGGAATGAAAAATGGAAGTTGATTGTGAATTCTAATATCGAAGATGAAATATGA